The following are encoded in a window of Cydia splendana unplaced genomic scaffold, ilCydSple1.2 scaffold_49_ctg1, whole genome shotgun sequence genomic DNA:
- the LOC134805699 gene encoding uncharacterized protein LOC134805699, whose translation MDEMKKILQSIQDQQQKQSDEIKCLGDTVAQKVIEKLDHRLVAIEQKQLDLENKLVLQENHIENLERRLRQRNIILFGLTENERSYFDLEKNVLQFINNTMRVQCYEIDIEAVRRIGKKGNKTRPVIITFTTLSRKIQVLWKKKNLEGTNWHIKEDFTEKVLEKRKGLQEEAKQEREKGNKVIIRQDKLIILKNKDNPSQRSEKHYNNTEHNLKKRNINSVYSPPRPPSQSSDKENEINVPDTLSVNPQAPKKNKYTITDYMTSPIGSAPANAASTTSAQRPPPVQMPLTPAQKLPTPVYNNNSERKNL comes from the coding sequence ATGGACGAAATGAAAAAGATATTACAGTCGATTCAAGATCAACAACAAAAGCAAAGCGATGAAATAAAATGCTTAGGAGACACGGTCGCGCAAAAAGTGATAGAAAAGTTAGACCACAGATTAGTCGCAATCGAACAAAAACAATTAGACCTCGAAAATAAACTAGTACTCCAAGAAAATCATATAGAAAACCTAGAACGTCGTCTCCGGCAGAGAAATATCATCTTGTTCGGCTTAACGGAAAACGAACGAAGTTATTTTGATTTAGAAAAAAACGTCCTCCAATTCATTAACAACACGATGCGAGTACAATGCTATGAAATAGATATAGAAGCAGTGAGAAGGATAGGCAAGAAGGGAAACAAAACCAGGCCGGTTATTATCACATTCACAACGCTCAGCAGGAAAATTCAAGTTTTATGGAAAAAGAAAAATCTAGAAGGAACAAATTGGCATATAAAAGAAGATTTCACAGAAAAAGTATTGGAAAAGAGAAAAGGGCTTCAAGAAGAGGCGAAACAAGAACGTGAAAAGGGTAACAAGGTGATTATTAGGCAAGACAAGCtaattatattgaaaaataaggaCAACCCCAGCCAGCGTAGTGAGAAACATTATAACAATACAGAACACAACCTGAAGAAACGAAATATTAACTCCGTATACTCACCTCCAAGGCCTCCAAGCCAGAGTTCTGACAAAGAGAATGAAATTAATGTTCCCGATACACTAAGCGTCAACCCGCAAGCCCCCAAGAAAAACAAATACACAATCACAGACTACATGACATCACCTATTGGATCAGCCCCAGCCAACGCAGCTAGCACAACATCAGCACAAAGACCACCACCAGTGCAGATGCCGCTAACACCAGCGCAAAAACTGCCAACACCAGTGTATAACAACAACAGCGAACGAAAAAACTTATAA